One genomic segment of Rhinoderma darwinii isolate aRhiDar2 unplaced genomic scaffold, aRhiDar2.hap1 Scaffold_2447, whole genome shotgun sequence includes these proteins:
- the LOC142702726 gene encoding voltage-gated inwardly rectifying potassium channel KCNH6-like produces the protein VLSLGADVLPEYKLQAPRIHKWTILHYSPFKAVWDWLILLLVIYTAIFTPYSAAFLLSDQEEQIRENCGYSCNPLSVVDLMVDIMFIIDILINFRTTYVNTNEEVVSHPGKIAIHYFKGWFLIDMVAAIPFDLLIFGSGSDETTTLIGLLKTARLLRLVRVARKLDRYSEYGAAVLFLLMCTFALIAHWLACIWYAIGHMEHYDREYRTIGWLYSLGTQIMKPYNNSNTKSGPTINDKYVTALYFTFSSLTSVGFGNVSPNTNSEKIFSICVMLIG, from the exons GTCCTATCGCTGGGAGCCGATGTTCTTCCAGAGTACAAACTACAAGCTCCACGTATCCACAAATGGACAATTCTCCACTATAGTCCTTTCAAGGCAGTCTGGGACTGGCTAATCCTCCTGCTCGTCATCTATACCGCCATCTTCACACCGTACTCTGCCGCCTTCCTTCTGAGCGACCAAGAGGAGCAGATTAGAGAAAACTGTGGCTACTCCTGCAACCCGCTCAGCGTGGTGGACCTGATGGTTGATATCATGTTCATTATCGACATCCTCATCAACTTCCGCACCACCTACGTCAACACCAACGAAGAAGTGGTCAGCCATCCGGGCAAGATCGCCATCCACTACTTCAAGGGCTGGTTCCTCATTGACATGGTGGCTGCCATTCCTTTTGATCTTCTGATTTTTGGATCCGGCTCTGACGAG ACTACTACCCTGATTGGTCTGCTAAAGACGGCCCGCTTATTACGGCTGGTACGAGTGGCCCGAAAGTTGGACCGTTACTCCGAATACGGGGCGGCCGTGCTATTTCTGTTGATGTGCACCTTCGCCCTAATCGCTCATTGGCTTGCCTGCATCTGGTACGCGATTGGACACATGGAGCACTACGACCGGGAGTATCGGACAATTGGCTGGCTGTACTCTCTGGGAACCCAGATCATGAAACCATACAACAACAGCAACACCAAATCTGGCCCGACCATAAATGATAAATACGTCACCGCCCTGTACTTCACCTTCAGCAGTCTGACCAGTGTCGGCTTTGGAAATGTGTCACCGAACACCAACTCTGAAAAGATTTTCTCCATCTGCGTCATGCTGATTGGGT